A genomic window from Diospyros lotus cultivar Yz01 chromosome 2, ASM1463336v1, whole genome shotgun sequence includes:
- the LOC127795489 gene encoding tRNA (guanine(37)-N1)-methyltransferase 2-like isoform X1: MEGAILDESKFDMHLKLWAIQIPREMCKAATRVLNGYMLDRPRIKPITEDPTCEKNRYMILSEKVQNSDLSDIPSQKLDELKALCKIEVVPYSLTLGYSYWGADHVLKQILPPGLEIPSSFETIGHIAHLNISDELLPYKDVIAKVIYDKNYPRIRTVVNKVGTITNEFRVPKFEVLAGLADMVTVVKQYGATFKLDYSLVYWNSRLEHEHIRLISQFRPGEIICDMFAGVGPFAIPAAQKGCVVYANDLNPNSIHYLKINAEINRVNDLVHTYNMDARKFICQLMAVPTCETDGKTDVPVLKDQEKRSIQANGKRKLQDIKPADNVEEVCSNKSISVEGVKGLCRNPDASITTSKRQPESFQEANNLKHDTNKQTRCADLLNKKPWEHVDHIIMNLPASALQFLDVFNGLIQRRHWKGSLPWIHCYCFMRSNETEEFIISVAQSALNANVQKPIFHRVRDVAPNKAMFCLSFRLPEEACFKEGITDSVDSAST; the protein is encoded by the exons ATGGAAGGTGCTATTTTGGACGAAAGCAAGTTTGATATGCATTTGAAGTTGTGGGCCATTCAAATTCCTCGAGAAATGTGCAAGGCCGCCACTAGGGTACTAAATGG CTACATGCTTGACAGACCCCGCATCAAACCTATCACTGAAGATCCAACATGTGAGAAGAATCGTTATATGATATTATCTGAAAAAGTTCAGAATTCTG ATTTATCTGATATTCCAAGCCAAAAGCTAGATGAACTAAAGGCACTCTGCAAAATTGAAGTAGTGCCCTACTCATTGACACTTGGATATTCCTACTGGGGTGCAG ACCATGTGTTGAAGCAGATTCTGCCACCTGGACTTGAGATACCTTCATCTTTTGAAACAATAG GTCACATAGCCCATCTCAATATCAGTGATGAACTGCTTCCTTACAAGGATGTTATTGCGAAGGTTATCTATGAT aaAAATTATCCCAGAATCAGAACAGTTGTTAATAAAGTTGGAACTATTACCAATGAATTCCGTGTACCAAAGTTCGAGGTACTGGCAGGATTAGCCGATATGGTTACTGTAGTGAAGCAGTATGGTGCTACATTCAAGCTTGACTACAGCTTGGTCTACTGGAATTCAAGGTTGGAACATGAACATATAAGGCTAATTTCTCAATTCAGGCCGGGGGAAATCATTTGTGACATGTTTGCTGGTGTTGGTCCATTTGCTATTCCAGCTGCCCAGAAAGGATGTGTAGTATATGCAAATGATTTAAATCCAAATAGCATTCATTATTTGAAGATTAATGCAGAAATTAACAGAGTCAATGATCTGGTCCACACATACAATATGGATGCAAGGAAATTCATATGTCAATTGATGGCAGTGCCCACTTGTGAAACTGATGGAAAAACTGATGTTCCCGTCCTTAAAGATCAGGAGAAACGCAGCATACAGGCAAATGGCAAAAGGAAGTTGCAGGACATAAAGCCGGCAG ATAATGTGGAAGAAGTATGCAGTAACAAGTCAATCAGTGTGGAGGGTGTCAAAGGGTTATGTAGAAATCCAGATGCAAGCATTACTACAAGTAAACGACAGCCTGAAAGTTTTCAGGAAG CcaataatttaaaacatgacaCAAATAAGCAAACGAGATGTGCTGATTTATTGAACAAGAAGCCCTGGGAGCATGTTGACCACATAATAATGAATTTACCAGCTTCAGCTCTACAATTTCTTG ATGTGTTTAATGGACTTATCCAAAGAAGACACTGGAAAGGTTCTTTGCCATGGATTCACTGCTATTGCTTCATGCGGTCAAATGAGACAGAAGAATTCATAATATCA GTGGCACAATCTGCCTTGAATGCCAATGTACAGAAACCAATATTTCATAGGGTTAGAGATGTTGCTCCAAACAAG GCAATGTTTTGTTTAAGCTTCAGGTTACCGGAGGAAGCATGCTTCAAGGAAGGTATCACAGACAGTGTCGATTCTGCCAGTACGTAG
- the LOC127795489 gene encoding tRNA (guanine(37)-N1)-methyltransferase 2-like isoform X3 — MDLSDIPSQKLDELKALCKIEVVPYSLTLGYSYWGADHVLKQILPPGLEIPSSFETIGHIAHLNISDELLPYKDVIAKVIYDKNYPRIRTVVNKVGTITNEFRVPKFEVLAGLADMVTVVKQYGATFKLDYSLVYWNSRLEHEHIRLISQFRPGEIICDMFAGVGPFAIPAAQKGCVVYANDLNPNSIHYLKINAEINRVNDLVHTYNMDARKFICQLMAVPTCETDGKTDVPVLKDQEKRSIQANGKRKLQDIKPADNVEEVCSNKSISVEGVKGLCRNPDASITTSKRQPESFQEANNLKHDTNKQTRCADLLNKKPWEHVDHIIMNLPASALQFLDVFNGLIQRRHWKGSLPWIHCYCFMRSNETEEFIISVAQSALNANVQKPIFHRVRDVAPNKAMFCLSFRLPEEACFKEGITDSVDSAST, encoded by the exons ATGG ATTTATCTGATATTCCAAGCCAAAAGCTAGATGAACTAAAGGCACTCTGCAAAATTGAAGTAGTGCCCTACTCATTGACACTTGGATATTCCTACTGGGGTGCAG ACCATGTGTTGAAGCAGATTCTGCCACCTGGACTTGAGATACCTTCATCTTTTGAAACAATAG GTCACATAGCCCATCTCAATATCAGTGATGAACTGCTTCCTTACAAGGATGTTATTGCGAAGGTTATCTATGAT aaAAATTATCCCAGAATCAGAACAGTTGTTAATAAAGTTGGAACTATTACCAATGAATTCCGTGTACCAAAGTTCGAGGTACTGGCAGGATTAGCCGATATGGTTACTGTAGTGAAGCAGTATGGTGCTACATTCAAGCTTGACTACAGCTTGGTCTACTGGAATTCAAGGTTGGAACATGAACATATAAGGCTAATTTCTCAATTCAGGCCGGGGGAAATCATTTGTGACATGTTTGCTGGTGTTGGTCCATTTGCTATTCCAGCTGCCCAGAAAGGATGTGTAGTATATGCAAATGATTTAAATCCAAATAGCATTCATTATTTGAAGATTAATGCAGAAATTAACAGAGTCAATGATCTGGTCCACACATACAATATGGATGCAAGGAAATTCATATGTCAATTGATGGCAGTGCCCACTTGTGAAACTGATGGAAAAACTGATGTTCCCGTCCTTAAAGATCAGGAGAAACGCAGCATACAGGCAAATGGCAAAAGGAAGTTGCAGGACATAAAGCCGGCAG ATAATGTGGAAGAAGTATGCAGTAACAAGTCAATCAGTGTGGAGGGTGTCAAAGGGTTATGTAGAAATCCAGATGCAAGCATTACTACAAGTAAACGACAGCCTGAAAGTTTTCAGGAAG CcaataatttaaaacatgacaCAAATAAGCAAACGAGATGTGCTGATTTATTGAACAAGAAGCCCTGGGAGCATGTTGACCACATAATAATGAATTTACCAGCTTCAGCTCTACAATTTCTTG ATGTGTTTAATGGACTTATCCAAAGAAGACACTGGAAAGGTTCTTTGCCATGGATTCACTGCTATTGCTTCATGCGGTCAAATGAGACAGAAGAATTCATAATATCA GTGGCACAATCTGCCTTGAATGCCAATGTACAGAAACCAATATTTCATAGGGTTAGAGATGTTGCTCCAAACAAG GCAATGTTTTGTTTAAGCTTCAGGTTACCGGAGGAAGCATGCTTCAAGGAAGGTATCACAGACAGTGTCGATTCTGCCAGTACGTAG
- the LOC127795489 gene encoding tRNA (guanine(37)-N1)-methyltransferase 2-like isoform X2: MLDRPRIKPITEDPTCEKNRYMILSEKVQNSDLSDIPSQKLDELKALCKIEVVPYSLTLGYSYWGADHVLKQILPPGLEIPSSFETIGHIAHLNISDELLPYKDVIAKVIYDKNYPRIRTVVNKVGTITNEFRVPKFEVLAGLADMVTVVKQYGATFKLDYSLVYWNSRLEHEHIRLISQFRPGEIICDMFAGVGPFAIPAAQKGCVVYANDLNPNSIHYLKINAEINRVNDLVHTYNMDARKFICQLMAVPTCETDGKTDVPVLKDQEKRSIQANGKRKLQDIKPADNVEEVCSNKSISVEGVKGLCRNPDASITTSKRQPESFQEANNLKHDTNKQTRCADLLNKKPWEHVDHIIMNLPASALQFLDVFNGLIQRRHWKGSLPWIHCYCFMRSNETEEFIISVAQSALNANVQKPIFHRVRDVAPNKAMFCLSFRLPEEACFKEGITDSVDSAST; this comes from the exons ATGCTTGACAGACCCCGCATCAAACCTATCACTGAAGATCCAACATGTGAGAAGAATCGTTATATGATATTATCTGAAAAAGTTCAGAATTCTG ATTTATCTGATATTCCAAGCCAAAAGCTAGATGAACTAAAGGCACTCTGCAAAATTGAAGTAGTGCCCTACTCATTGACACTTGGATATTCCTACTGGGGTGCAG ACCATGTGTTGAAGCAGATTCTGCCACCTGGACTTGAGATACCTTCATCTTTTGAAACAATAG GTCACATAGCCCATCTCAATATCAGTGATGAACTGCTTCCTTACAAGGATGTTATTGCGAAGGTTATCTATGAT aaAAATTATCCCAGAATCAGAACAGTTGTTAATAAAGTTGGAACTATTACCAATGAATTCCGTGTACCAAAGTTCGAGGTACTGGCAGGATTAGCCGATATGGTTACTGTAGTGAAGCAGTATGGTGCTACATTCAAGCTTGACTACAGCTTGGTCTACTGGAATTCAAGGTTGGAACATGAACATATAAGGCTAATTTCTCAATTCAGGCCGGGGGAAATCATTTGTGACATGTTTGCTGGTGTTGGTCCATTTGCTATTCCAGCTGCCCAGAAAGGATGTGTAGTATATGCAAATGATTTAAATCCAAATAGCATTCATTATTTGAAGATTAATGCAGAAATTAACAGAGTCAATGATCTGGTCCACACATACAATATGGATGCAAGGAAATTCATATGTCAATTGATGGCAGTGCCCACTTGTGAAACTGATGGAAAAACTGATGTTCCCGTCCTTAAAGATCAGGAGAAACGCAGCATACAGGCAAATGGCAAAAGGAAGTTGCAGGACATAAAGCCGGCAG ATAATGTGGAAGAAGTATGCAGTAACAAGTCAATCAGTGTGGAGGGTGTCAAAGGGTTATGTAGAAATCCAGATGCAAGCATTACTACAAGTAAACGACAGCCTGAAAGTTTTCAGGAAG CcaataatttaaaacatgacaCAAATAAGCAAACGAGATGTGCTGATTTATTGAACAAGAAGCCCTGGGAGCATGTTGACCACATAATAATGAATTTACCAGCTTCAGCTCTACAATTTCTTG ATGTGTTTAATGGACTTATCCAAAGAAGACACTGGAAAGGTTCTTTGCCATGGATTCACTGCTATTGCTTCATGCGGTCAAATGAGACAGAAGAATTCATAATATCA GTGGCACAATCTGCCTTGAATGCCAATGTACAGAAACCAATATTTCATAGGGTTAGAGATGTTGCTCCAAACAAG GCAATGTTTTGTTTAAGCTTCAGGTTACCGGAGGAAGCATGCTTCAAGGAAGGTATCACAGACAGTGTCGATTCTGCCAGTACGTAG